A window from Telopea speciosissima isolate NSW1024214 ecotype Mountain lineage chromosome 8, Tspe_v1, whole genome shotgun sequence encodes these proteins:
- the LOC122671580 gene encoding transcription repressor OFP17-like, translated as MDQLGEMASVTEPERDRLLVSSPVTPAYVRTSTSRARKKEFTGGDEDDVEEACRSFENYLAEMIVEEQKVKDLMDVEELLQCWKNLKCPVFTDMVGRFYGELCKDLFSGEEGESVDVSN; from the coding sequence ATGGACCAGCTTGGGGAGATGGCTAGTGTGACGGAACCGGAACGCGATCGCCTGCTCGTTTCATCCCCTGTTACTCCTGCTTATGTTCGGACATCGACCAGTAGGGCTCGGAAAAAGGAATTTACAGGTGGTGATGAAGATGATGTGGAGGAGGCTTGTAGGAGTTTTGAGAATTATTTGGCTGAGATGATAGTGGAAGAACAGAAAGTGAAGGATTTGATGGATGTAGAAGAGCTTCTCCAATGCTGGAAGAATTTGAAATGTCCTGTATTTACAGACATGGTTGGTAGATTCTATGGGGAGCTATGCAAAGACCTCTTTTCAggtgaggaaggagagagtGTTGATGTATCAAACTGA